gactcgcccgtccACGCCGGTTTACAATGCCACGGCCGACTCGTCTATTGACCGGGCGAATCAGGTGATATCCTTCTAAATATATGGCACATATTCCTTTTGTCAAAAAACAATTACTCTGGCCTGCGATGtttttgatgcaggacaattgttcactacatcaaaatGACGTagttgactcgcccgtccgcgccggtttacaacaccgcggccggttcatctgtctaAGCCGCCTCTGATGCTGAGGTCGTCCTTACCATCCGTCTCTAGCGGCCTGGTCTACATTAAcgcaccgggccgcacctgtctgcatgagctatttattgagtatgagcaaatcactgcttgggaagcccggttttcttccaacaaattagaggcaaattatcatatattgtcagccgccgtctgcactggatggttcaatggacatgcgcacaagtcgccatcactacagtttggttaaacttcaaacaaccagttggaaggaaccattggccgagttgctgacacggctcgtacgggatcatttataacccgccgcagtcacctcaaccttctgtggatacacatcgtgttatcaacaccaatgatatgcAAGTTacgccggtttatatcacggttaaatatggagaatctcaagccaactcctcgagtcatcttgagactcgggggctacagtgacatgactcgggaaccccgggtcgttggagggaatgataacccggttccgggggctgctaccatattgatgaaactttaaaagccgtcagaaaattgccggttcaaataaagattccggtttaaaatccggttcaagagatatctttctcccgcaaagttttgaagctctcaaatccggttcaaacgtccggctcaaggtaaatttgtatcttataaagctttgaagctcttaatatccggtttacaaatttccggttcaaaaagaggttatctctcgcaaagttcgagttctcaggaacaattaaagggaccaaagagagtctgttacaaagcacaactcaaatataggtaccctgctttaatgaccattgggagctgatagtatttgaatttagcttaacccttttggtgtgaccctgatcgtattcgaatcagagtcattaaatattctcatgatcactagggggcttcctgttcaaacataggtcgtattcgaaccaaagagaacatagctgtcgatacccttttgatcggcacactgccgagctcattggggagtttcttggtcatatttgagccatagctcaaccccctttgggaaccgacgtggatcgtattcgaatcagcgtcgttaaacaactctcaaggtcatttgggggcttcctgttcaaacataggtcgtattcgaaccaaagagaacatagctgtcggtaccctcttgatcggcaacgccaaagccactgggggctatatgatcgtattcgaatcttagcttaacccctttgggatggttttctgatcgtattcgaatcagaagcctcaaaatttttgaagtctctttttgcaaataatttttgggattttatttgaagctcttttgaacacatctaaagtgtatatgagtggtttctatttaaacccggcttgatttttgacgttaagtcgccggcttatgacaatcatcatctatgtggaagcattggcttctaaggattgggttatcacccttactgcacaagTCACATGAACCGACaatgcaaattcaatatcacaagtatgatattatagttatgtttcaaagttatgattcataacaaGCTTATCTGTAACTCCTTTTTTACACATCAGTTGTCATAtgtaagatattatgacccgccctgcgataaaccgccaagggttcttgtgatctacttgtgtgcagggtaagactacatttgggtggttacccgccctggcttttgacgttaagtcgccagggcatatgttgtttaaactctgtgcaggatatGCAGAATTATGACTTATATAAATGCTTCAGTCCAAGCTCATCactgaaattggtgtctcaaaagggttatcaattattGGTTTTCTCAAGGGCTATAGCCACCGGGTTacaaaaattccggcttacaatgaagGCGCATTAAGTCGTAATTGGCCAAGAGCCGccaggtatttaaactccgggttTACTTGTCAACCAATGAGGTATTCAAGTCTTTAATAGCCAAAGCTGGCTGAATTTTcatgatgatattgaatgattgaggttttcataccggattatattattcaaatcttgaatagccaacatggctggatttctattgtgattatcaataaccagtgttatcattgaggttttcaaagtcgctttagcacaatggctattatttttatcaatgggcatgatttatttcacaatggaggaaatagtcccgagtcgctgcaggcttacgacccggcacttgggggctacattgttCAAATcgagattacatcgaatatacaagtcccatgtcactgccagcatgcaccatggcacttgggggctaatgcaaagtcattttttcaacttattgaagacccgactcatcacactttaaatgagccggccctcaggggctacacgttgctgttaaagtctacatgatcatattttcAAAAGTCCCTgttcattattgcataatgacccggcccttgggggctacactggttgaagttttcataAGCATAAAGCAATTACAAGTCCCTGGTTGCTgtaagcatgacaacccggcacttgggggctacatgtgtggaatattcagtttatatgattgagatgaataaaccggatttcttcaaggttgcaacatttATTGGAGCAAATCTTAAaccatcactttgttctgctcaagacttgggggctacaggtaatatggatataagggagaaaaatcttcaaattATTAGTTTTGAGCAAGTCAGGAGGATCAAATTGACCCGGTGTTTGCAACAATCATGATCCGGCGTCACCAATAATTATGACCCGACGTCGGcaacagttatgacccggtgctATCAATATTTATAAGCCGGCAAttttgataaaccggcaagtCTTACTTCTTCAACCCGGCTGAaagtcagatgagtatttcaagaccaatatgtTTTAAGCCAGCGCTTTGGAAGCCGATTCAAGTGGATtatttcttacaatatttctctacaagagaccaatgccagtaaattgactctgaagctggcctattgacccggattttcaaaGAAAATATCTGGATTTGttgcattggcaaaatttgaacatatctgctaaagagatttgctatgagattatggatacataccaagaaggaagatgacaaggacttaaggatgatcaagtgccggcttacaagaatatttaacccggagtaCAACCTGtcaatttgttcttgtgtttatgttgcagatcagtttaacatggataaatccaaattaaacttgggggctaatgtcggggatataccccgcggtatgacccggccggaagtatgacccggccggacttggcgcttcaccgtgacccgccggaggactggcgactcacgggtctggcggctcactgtcagacgactcatggatgaccccgacggcgggtcagatagaagactaggcccaaggcccagaaggccggctcatgttatggtgggccggcttaagaagaaagggatgacgaatatttcctttacgagggagcaagacccggacttgtaattaacttgtaagaaaagatagactagtcctagtcctactaggactccacatgtaacccgcccctctaacttatataaggaggggcagggcaccccaaagggggacaagcaacaagaaataatctctagggctaaataccgagagccggagccggcgactctcccgtgatcataatgagacctagcctcaaacagcacgtagggttgttaccggatgatgtttcccggggcccgaagctgtctaaacccttgtcttgtgttgcgtctctcgattccgcccaacccctctcaagctaccacatagatgcgttggcctcacgactaagtccttacacctaggacatctgacgtgttaattccacgacagtaccaatctgtctaaaggcgatatggaggaattttgtcaacgtgagcatattcggcttgatgtttcatcagtagctcacccccaatccaatggtcaagctgagagagccaatcaggaaatcttgaaaggcatcaagcccggcttttggtccctttgcaacggacgccgggttgttgggtggaggagttaccctctgtgttatggagcatcaatactactcctaacaggtctacgggttacacgcctttcttcatggtttacggagccgaggcggttctccctagcgacatccgtcatgactcgcctcgagtggcggcttatgtcgaggcggacaatgaacaagcgcgtcaagatgctcttgacttgttggacgaacagcgtgacgtagcagcagctcgctcggcgatttaccaacaagacctgcgccgctatcacagctgccgggttaagtccaggacctttcaggaaggtgacttggtgctccggctcatccaggatcaaacagatgcacacaagctatccccaccttgggaagggccctttatggtcagcaagaacttgcacaacgggtcatactgcctcatcgatgttcgagagcacaaagattcacgtaagtcggaggaggagacccgccggccgtggaatattgctcatcttcggccttattacacttgagccaccggctctcataatgtacatatttctatagccatgtatatattatgataaataataaagcaggacctctgtcctttttcccctccaaaggtaaatgtgtcattgttattttcattgtgatatcacatggtcacttggaggctaatccggcttatgatcgtattcgaatctagccgttaaatatatgatcacttgggggcttcctgttcaaacataggtcgtattcgaaccaaagagaacatagctgtcgatacccacttgatcggcacattgccgagctcactggggagtttcttgatcatatttgaatcatagctcaaccccctttgggaaccgacgtggatcgtattcaaatcagcgtcgttaaacaactctcaaggtcatttgggggcttcctgttcaaacataggtcgtattcgaaccaaagagaacatagctgtcggtaccctcttgatcggcaacgccaaagccactgggggctatatgatcgtattcgaatcttagcttaacccctttgggacagttctctggtcgtattcgaatcagaagcctccaaatttttgaagtctcttttttgcaaacaagttcttttgatcatatttaaagtattcaagggtggtttctgttccaccggcttaactttgatcaATAAAGTTGATCGCACATAATAAGCATCATATTACAGAGTTGGGTTTTCACCCTCATTATTCaggttatataaaccggaagtgtacttgaagaaTCATAGATATGCTGTTATGGTTGTCTCAAAGATATAATTGAAGAACTGATTTATTATGATTTTTTGATGCAtactccgggttatatgtaaaatatatgaccctccatgcggtaagccgccaagggacttgttatttgttttctatgcaggacaattaaagacagctctttaaacataaggaaagcagaagatcaagcataacccggaagaatataagAGGGCACCTTAAACAGTGTTGAGCGCCGCACACGTGCGCGATGGCACAACAAAATCAAGTGttttcctactctattacataACTCCCCGAGTCCGAATAATGCAGCATTGTTTCATCAAGACGTGAGCATGAGCCGCTTGAAGGATTAAAGGTGTGTTGGGCCTGAGGCTTCCGGGTCATCCCTCTctgctcctccggctgtttccatgtcctggaaggttgatgatttccagtcaatgccattcaaggcttcaaattgagcttcatcatcaattaacccggccgggtcaacttcaggggcgaaggtgtgcttacgagttggaggaatcatgctgattgcttcataatgtggtgttgggatcctctgattctccgcgtcatagcccggttgatatttggtaagatctgtgtcattaccaatcacagtggccacagggcgtatgCTCTTCATGCAagcggcgaagtccttctggtcaaatggggtgccgtcctccttcaaactgggatacccaagggcgatgtcggccgggtctagctccggtagaaacgccttggcccggctcagagcggctatggctccggctcttgcagaagctcatCTCAattcttggaagcgttgaggcaGCAAACCGCCTTAACACatccgccagatgagtgggaacttcatttgacagagccacgacggctaaagcacgttgtgacccggtgtagagttgttccaccagggtataaacagccttcagctttgtcagcatgttttgattgagattggaactcctggggcctgcattacaaagtcaggtAAGCTTATTGGAAAAGATGTAAACTAGCTAAcacttacagagtaacttaccaaagattgcggagaccatctgagatacatggcgttttaagccggatagctcggtGGTTGTTTcagcaagagtggcctccgcttgttcggcccggctgagcaaagcagtcttttcatccgcccaggcttttctctctgcttcaaacttcttcttcagtttctcttgtgcagatacactgaattcaaacttggagttggccttttgggtttcacTTTCCTGAGTTTTCAGGCGATTCTTTAACTCAGAGATCTCCGATTCAAATTGTTTAATGACAGCCTGCGTAAATTCCGGGTCACAGTTAGGGTGatcataatgcaacattaagtcccaagcactttgcaagcaaagacacttggcacttgggggctaatgtatgctgaagagctctatttacagtggcggttcatggaaataagtcccaagcactttgcaggcaaaggtacttggtacttgggggctaatgcatattgctgttcaaATACTTGGTTAAAACACGGTAAGGACCGGTTCAAATATGCtgtttaaaccggcccttgggtgCTACCGGATAAaccggttttcttgcagtgattactaagctagtattaagtctacaacatatttcatcataagtaatagacttgggggctggcatagtAAGAATAACTAAGGAGTAAGCACCGggagttatacctcagatttttggtgtatttgtttcaccatatcaatctCCAGATCCCGACTGTTGTGCACTTGGTTTACATAACCAGTGACAATGTCTCCAATACTCAGATGAGTATAATCAGTGATATCCAGCTTGCTTCTGCGGCGTTCCAaaagttcttctttggcagagcacttagccagcacggtaggtctccccggttCAACAAATTCAGTTCGGGTGATCTCAACATCCGGATCATCAGGATGGGCCGGGCTAGGGATCTCTGGGTTCTCAGAGCCTTCCATAACTTGTTCAGCAGATGGATCAGCGGTGGGAGTTGGAGCATTAGGGGCTGGTGCAGAtggcggctcatgagcagaagcaTCAAGAGCAGCCGTCCTAAATTCTGGTTCAGCTAGGatcggctcttcgaccggcttatttCTCTTTGTCCTCTTACtaggctttacttgtacactgaaaattaaagggttagtacaaaaacacgagtaagataagcacaagataaatagatcatcattacccgggagcggttttgaaagccggcatgctggactgcattgagtcgccggaggaaggtgaagttccctggtagtttgagtcagaagaattgagtggttgacaaGTGAAGCCCGCCAAAGGGTGCAAAgaatataagtcggagataacctcagtccggcgcttccttgatgcatcgggtaagccggaggagaggtctacatctttgctggtccgggtctgcctccgactctcatgaatctgtcgcttcaaaagaaattgagcatcttgataagctaaaggatgtgaaaatcttactttccgggttacccttcagacttcctgtctcggcaaaggctcggagtcggaggaaattatagttacctcttcaatcacttcatgactcgctccggtgtcctcccgctgataatccgtgtcaataagatggttaaaaaaggagcctaaagagtcaagagctacctctgactcggaggtatcatccagatgaagcaggtccgaggcgctaggtttattccccttcttacgggcagcggctttcctggcggctttcttggcttttctggctttctttgcagcagcatggtcatatttgactttccaaaatttatcattagcctgtaaaatacaacaaagatTTTTGAGTTAAGACGaaatcgttaaaatggaaggtgaagtgttcaggtcaatggtttaccgctggagccgggttagccttgcagaaaggacttaagcctattctcccgcaatctgccaggctctcattcagaagagacttggtcatgtcatcaatgacgtcctcaggtaagtcatcaggactgtgccgaagaggatcatccttctggcctgtgtaatcgcacatcaagccggggcggcggcttaatggaatcacccgccaagcaatccaaacccggaccaaatCAATGCAGtttaggccgttccccagaagagctttgatcttgtttatggtgggggtaagtgtttgacgttcagccacagataatttatctggtaaggggtgatttgactccagacgtaGGGCGCagaagccgggcagagggttctcattagctggagaagtgtcttggcagtagaaccatgtctggttccaatctttcgggtgacttggcggctcagcaGAAGGGAAGAGACAGTCTCTACGTCGCTGGattgagattccgccaagttccaagctgggcccatgggcacattcgttttggcggttcagataaaatagctctctatagagtagcaagctgggttcttctccaagatacacctcacagaacacttggaagttacaaatgTTTGACACGGAGTTGGggccgatgtcttgaggtcgcaggtcaaaaaagtgcaggacatctctgaaattttttgagccgggtggagcaaaaccctggttcatgtgatcagtaaaaatgaCAACTTCCCCCTCCTTGGGTTGAGGCTTCTCTTCTGatgggtcaggagcacgataggacatgacctctttctttggcaggtaacccattttcacgaaatcagctaagatgctatcagtgacgttggatctaacccagttgcatgtgacgggtgctttgggagccttgggtGGCATTCtgaaggatggaagcctatgacaaaataatgTTTCCAATTCACTTTAAGCCGGTGAAAATATTTCAATTCATATTCAAGGTGGCGGCttacgaaggggcctaatgatatatggctaattgtgtcagattgTTTAAACCGCCATGGGCATCATAAACAATTAAGTTATTCAAATCCACTATGAGTAACCCAGACTATTCATTGAGCATTGCCTTTATAAGCCGGCGATAAGAGCCGTCATGGCTAACGGATgcagtttttgcctaagtgttgcacaaacaagtttcacaaatTGGAgctattattttggatcaaacggtcgtgCAGAAAAGAATTTTTTCTAGAACTAAAAACTGGTACAGATGAGTTCGTAAGCtctaatgaggtctttttgcaagcgAAAGGGATCTGCCAGTATTAAAAATGGACGCAAAACAAATACCGCAGGAGTTCTGTACTGCTTTCGGATCAAAAGAAACCGCAGTGGAAGAACTACGAAGAAACCGAGATGAACTACTAAGAACACGGAAGAAACGCgaaaccctaatgcggatctgacGTTCGAGAAGAGGAAGACTTACAGTTGCAGATTCACTGCGGAgagtcgccgccgttctctggactagctcaggttgatgcagcggccgaggctgaggaagacgagatgcgcggcggcggcggcggagctcgggttCTGAGGcgtcgagaggaggaagacgatggaaagggaaGAATGAGAAAGGACCCggtcgggcctatttataagggaaggctgataagtgggcgcgagaaacgaggaggctaaaaacatgattatccagctacagaggtgcctcgattttcgggacggttattaagataaggatccgttgagatacgttgggcaaaacgtgcattaatggcagatgacgtcatggcgggtcaccaagaatccagaagatgacgtcatggcgggttataacttttgcacagacagaaGCCAGGAGGTCtttcttaaggtattgaagattgacatgaaccggttcaaatcaatatggggcctaatgttggggatataactactggtgtaacccgcccaggaggggccgggttacgttatgacgatcatcacatgaagcccaatatcaagcttgaagatggcggttcaataatgggcctaaggcccataggcgacttaaggcccatagtgataaaccgccgttatggcgtgacttgtattgtaaggcaagaatagttaagagaacgagccggacactgtttatgagccggccgggactctgagagccgctgggcgttatcctctgtatataaagggacgacccagcggcggttcaggacaagtaaccatagatcgataaccaggcatagcgatttagctccctggtcatcgaaaccctaataattccacctcaaccggagtaggcttttaccttcaccgtaaggggccgaaccagtataaccctcgtgtcctttgtcccgttttaaccccttcaagcttcctagttgcgatggccctacgactaagtccttccacgaggacatctgccgtgacaattccacgacacttgGTACTGCTAGAACTTAAACAAGTGATCCACTAACGTAGTAGCACACTATTTTTAAGGAACACGTCATATAATTTGTGAGAGAATTTACCCTAACAACTTAAAACTTCAAGGTTTTAACAAAAGAAAAACATATGGTCTAGGAATAATGGACTAAAGGAGTATAGGAGACGAGTGAAGTGATCATATCAATTTAACTGCTTCAGAATCACCGGTATAAGAAAACATGGATGCCCATTACTACATACTGAATCGGACAGCTCCTTGCCTTTTCTTATCCGATTGACAACATCTATATTTTGATCTGCAACATCATATACAGGGCGCGGGCAGAAGCACAAAAAAAAGGAGATATGCTTCTTCTTTTAATCTTCTCTACCACTTTCAAGCCCTCAGTAAAAAGAGGGCACAATCTTGCAGACCCGGCTAGGATATTTTACGGACGTAAAGCAGAATTACAAGGATCCactttaataataataataataataatattattattattattattattattattcgaAGATAGTTTTTGTATAACCCTATTTCACTGACAGGCTTTACGTGATAATACATGCCAAACTAATTGCAAACACTAATTGATCACCCGGTGCGGAGTAAAAATATAACCCTATTTCACTGACAGGCTTTACGTGATAATATATGCCAAACTAATTGGAAACACTAATTGATCACCTGGTGCGGAGTAAAAAACTTATAGCAAGCAAGTGATCACACATACAAACATTCCCAAGGAAAATGCGTAAACCCACAACTCAAAAAACTACTAATAAGACCATATATGACTTCGCAGCTAATTAGGCATCTATAAAACAGAACAGTATAGGTAATCTCCTCACGGAACCATGTATGCCTATGCAACCAAAAAAGTATCCATAGCAAACAGCGATTGAAAACATCTGTGTAGAACAGATCATAAAAGTCAGTTTCGTCTTTGTAGTCCGCATTGGAATCTATAAAAGACTTATAtataggaatggagggagtacatgacagtCATTGTCAAACAATCAGTCCAGAGAGATCATCGATACTGAAGCAGGAGCAAGAGACATTAGATAGAACAGAAATACACATTCCTCACCTTAATGGCAAAGGCCGAACCCATGAAGAAAGCACTACGACCTTGATGCAGAGCATGGATATCGCTCCCTTGTTGGAAGCCATCGAACCTGAGAAGCACCTGCCAGGCTAAACTTGCTCCTCCTGTTCCCCTAGCCACCTCCATAAATTTATCTTCGTTAGGAACAAGTTTCATAGCCACCTGCAATGTCCCCACATATGGGTAATTCATCAAAGAAGCtttcaaaaaaatcaccaaaGAAAAACACAAATGAAAGGCAAGCTTACACAAAATGTTGTCCTAGTTCCGTCAAGCAATCTAACGATAAGATAGCAAGCTTACCTGAATGGGGATGGCCCGTGACCTGGATCTCAGCAAGAATTTTCAGCTAATTCTCTCGGCGCCCAGGATGGCCACAGCGAGGTGATGCTGACCTCCACTGCAACCGGCCGGTGGTCAAGCACTTCAGGGGGACTCGTGCTTGCATCAACACAAATCATATTATCAAAATGCAAGTGCAAACTTAATTGGGTTTGCCAGATGGTTAAAATTCACCTTAGTCTTCTTCAACTCTTCAATTAAAATTGTTCTTCATCTCTTCTTTCTCCGATCTGCACACATCATGTTTAGAAAATCCACATATTAGAAAACTAAAATGTGAAtgagagagagatagaggagccccTAATTTTCTTGGCCCTATTTCTTCTTTCTCAGATCTGCACACGTTAAGTCAACAATCCAATTAGATATACATATACATGCAGCTATGTATATTTAGTAATCAATAATTTCCTTTCATCACATACACATGTGCTAGATAGTACATTAAACTCTGGTAATGTTGAAGTATGAACACCAAGCGGATCTCtgcaaaaagaaaacaaagaaaaaaggaGTTGCGACATTCTTATTTAAGTTCTTGGTACCTGACATCTGTGTAGATTTCAGGAGGGTACCATTCAATCCATATGTCCATCCCTGCAAAACTGTACCAAAAAAGCTGCAAATTAAGCAACTATATCTCATTGGCTAATCTCCATATCTGCACCTCTCCTTGaagagagggggaggaggagctATC
This genomic window from Aegilops tauschii subsp. strangulata cultivar AL8/78 chromosome 4, Aet v6.0, whole genome shotgun sequence contains:
- the LOC109772820 gene encoding uncharacterized protein isoform X5 — its product is MPPKAPKAPVTCNWVRSNVTDSILADFVKMGYLPKKEVMSYRAPDPSEEKPQPKEGEVVIFTDHMNQGFAPPGSKNFRDVLHFFDLRPQDIGPNSVSNICNFQVFCEVYLGEEPSLLLYRELFYLNRQNECAHGPSLELGGISIQRRRDCLFPSAEPPSHPKDWNQTWFYCQDTSPANENPLPGFCALRLESNHPLPDKLSVAERQTLTPTINKIKALLGNGLNCIDLVRVWIAWRVIPLSRRPGLMCDYTGQKDDPLRHSPDDLPEDVIDDMTKSLLNESLADCGRIGLSPFCKANPAPAANDKFWKVKYDHAAAKKARKAKKAARKAAARKKGNKPSASDLLHLDDTSESEVALDSLGSFFNHLIDTDYQREDTGASHEVIEERQIHESRRQTRTSKDVDLSSGLPDASRKRRTEGTSPSSGDSMQSSMPAFKTAPGVQVKPSKRTKRNKPVEEPILAEPEFRTAALDASAHEPPSAPAPNAPTPTADPSAEQVMEGSENPEIPSPAHPDDPDVEITRTEFVEPGRPTVLAKCSAKEELLERRRSKLDITDYTHLSIGDIVTGYVNQVHNSRDLEIDMVKQIHQKSEAVIKQFESEISELKNRLKTQESETQKANSKFEFSVSAQEKLKKKFEAERKAWADEKTALLSRAEQAEATLAETTTELSGLKRHVSQMVSAIFDA